The genomic stretch CCACGTCCACCCCACCCAAGACCTGGGCAATGGCGGCCAAATCCAAGTGGGCAAAAAAGCGCAGCACAAACACTTCCCGCTGGCGATGGGGAAGCTCTTCCAGCGCCGCCAGCACCCGGGCAACCCCTTGTTTGGCCCGCAAAACCCGCTCCGGGTCGGCACCGGTTTCGGGAACCGGTAGAGGAGAAGGGTCCTCGTCCTCACGGTGGAAGGGGTTTTCCAGCGGCACAAAGGAGAGGATCTTACGGCGTCGTAAAAGGTCCCGGCAGTGGTTGACGGCAATGCGCGCGATCCACGGTGCCAACGGCGCTTCCCCGCGATAGGACTTGAGCCCCTTCAGGACCTTAACCATCACCTCTTGCACCGCGGCTTCCACGTCTTCCTCCGGCGGCAGCAACGCCCGACACATACGCCCAATGAGCGCCTCGTAAGCTACCAGCAACTGCTCGGCTGCGCCCAGGTTTCCGCTTTGCGCTTGGTTTACCAGTTCCCGTTCGCTTGCACCCACTGGCCGCTCCCACCGAGCTACCTCCGCCATAACTTTAAAGACGTGAAGGAGCCCTTGAGGTTGACAGTACCTCTTGCGGTGAAAACAAAAAAGGGCGGCCCTGCTACCAACTACCGGTTGCAGCCTTCACCACGCTGCGGCAAAAACGCCCTCAACGGCACCAACGCCTCAAGGCGAGGAGCAGCTACCGCCAGTGCCGGCGCAAATAGCGCAAGTAAAGCTCCTTGAAACGCTCCATTTCCGCATCAAAAACCGCTTTTTTGACCCCCTTGCTTTGCGTCACCTCCACCTGCACCCCTAAAGCTCGGTCAGCTTCCCGCACGAACCGCACGTGCATGAAAAACTCCGCCCCAAAATGAGGCACGAAAGCTTGCTTCAAGAACGAGGACA from Thermoanaerobaculum aquaticum encodes the following:
- a CDS encoding RNA polymerase sigma factor; translated protein: MGASERELVNQAQSGNLGAAEQLLVAYEALIGRMCRALLPPEEDVEAAVQEVMVKVLKGLKSYRGEAPLAPWIARIAVNHCRDLLRRRKILSFVPLENPFHREDEDPSPLPVPETGADPERVLRAKQGVARVLAALEELPHRQREVFVLRFFAHLDLAAIAQVLGGVDVGTVKTHLHRALARLRPRVLEAWP